The following coding sequences are from one Azotosporobacter soli window:
- a CDS encoding SEC-C metal-binding domain-containing protein, whose translation MAIEMEKLEELQEKAWNKREQLLWGCDIAKESDLRFFLSRLTKDELADVRRSLQLKGISSLKKNELVERLAEEIVAGLPRLLGDLNLEQYEIVKRLVAAGGSMSGQNFNDGCVVFFRKRGLFFSGLKDGERQLLMPSEVVKELSTLDQTALAKQAAANDECMTLVHGMLYYYGAMSLAQIMDQLKVLERAKGFDEIRLDRLLRENAAVYYDLIACDKDIFFHLLADQERVRAEHDLRSSLPWRAFTPRHLCLAGQVGFVEKTEAFLRLAEFIGEYYAITRGEAEGLVEECVVAINDGYSLTELVELLQESLEMDSEGIVQDFVALLTYLVNNTRQWGLKGHTPAELSIRDLAYKNVLQLPLAKTPLAAGKTVGRNEPCLCGSGKKFKKCCGNS comes from the coding sequence ATGGCGATAGAAATGGAAAAGTTGGAAGAATTGCAGGAGAAGGCATGGAATAAAAGAGAGCAGCTGCTTTGGGGCTGTGATATAGCGAAAGAGAGCGACCTGCGCTTCTTCTTGTCGCGTCTGACGAAGGATGAGTTGGCGGATGTGCGCCGCAGCTTGCAATTGAAAGGCATAAGTTCGCTGAAGAAAAATGAACTGGTGGAGCGATTGGCAGAAGAAATTGTTGCCGGATTGCCCCGGCTGCTGGGTGACTTGAATCTCGAACAATACGAAATCGTTAAGAGACTTGTCGCTGCGGGCGGTAGCATGTCCGGACAGAATTTTAACGATGGTTGCGTTGTTTTTTTTCGTAAGCGGGGACTCTTTTTTTCCGGATTGAAGGATGGGGAACGTCAGCTCCTGATGCCGAGCGAAGTAGTGAAAGAGTTGTCTACTCTGGACCAGACTGCGCTTGCCAAGCAGGCGGCTGCCAATGACGAGTGCATGACGTTGGTGCACGGGATGCTCTATTATTACGGCGCAATGTCACTGGCGCAAATCATGGATCAACTTAAGGTATTGGAGCGTGCCAAAGGCTTTGATGAAATAAGGCTGGATCGTTTATTACGTGAAAATGCAGCGGTTTACTATGATCTGATTGCCTGCGATAAGGATATCTTTTTTCATTTGCTGGCCGACCAGGAACGCGTCCGTGCCGAACATGACTTGCGGTCCTCTCTGCCGTGGCGCGCGTTCACACCGAGACATTTGTGTTTGGCCGGTCAGGTTGGCTTTGTTGAAAAGACGGAAGCTTTCTTGCGTTTGGCGGAATTCATTGGCGAATACTATGCCATTACCCGCGGCGAGGCGGAAGGTTTGGTCGAGGAATGCGTCGTTGCAATCAATGACGGTTATTCGCTGACGGAGTTGGTGGAACTGCTGCAAGAGAGCTTGGAAATGGATTCTGAGGGAATTGTGCAGGATTTTGTTGCGCTGTTGACCTACCTGGTTAACAACACACGCCAGTGGGGGCTGAAAGGACATACTCCGGCGGAATTATCGATTCGTGATCTCGCTTATAAGAATGTCTTGCAGCTTCCGTTGGCAAAAACGCCGTTAGCTGCAGGAAAAACAGTGGGGCGCAATGAACCGTGCCTGTGCGGCAGCGGTAAGAAATTCAAAAAATGTTGCGGCAACTCGTAA